The genome window TCTCTGTTTTCCTCGTTCAGCAACGCTTTCTGTATTTTTACGATTGTGAAAAAAACGGTGAGTTCCCATCCGACTTCAAGCTCCTGCCCAGCCTTTTCTCCATTGCGAACCTTGGGCAGCTTACAACTCTGATCTTGCCGCATTCCGCCTTCCTGTGTGCCACTCCATACGTCTTACATGGTACACTCcattcatttctttcgccagaatgtcgtcTAGAATCATCTCCGCCATCACAGTACTTCCTCATCTGATGTAGTTCTAAAAGCGCTACAACTTCCCAAagtcatcagccggtaaactgaAATCCCCTGCTTCCTGCTCCGAGAGGTAACCCACAGTGGTGACGAGTAAAATATAATGTATCACGCCACTCTAGTTAGAAGCAATTTCCAACACAATTTAGCACTTTTGATATACATAGATGTTGCCTTAGAGCTCAATCTGGTATTCATCAtcaccccaggtatttgatagccggctgcGAGACGAACGTATGTCCACCGAATTCCCCCTTCACAGTATTCTTCTTTCGAGGGTTCATTAACATCGTTTCCGCTTTCTGATCCGCCAAAGTCAGCCCGGCTCGTTCTAGTCAGGACTTCACCGCTCTTATTGCCTCCGTAGCATAGACTTATACGTCCTCTGGGTGCTTCGCTATAACAACTTCAACCAGGTCACCCGTGAAGCCAACAATGGTAGCCTCTTGTGGGACAGAAGGAGCAGAGAGGGGACACAGCACCGAGCACTATGGTACTTCCGCTGTGATGACGCACTccttggggccctcatccatcCCGCATCAGAGAGTGTTCTGCAGAAACATCTACGTTACCAAAACGGCACAGCAATCGCCAGAATACTACGCGTCTTTTGCCAGATTCACAATCAAGCTCATTGTATACACCAAACCCCATACTGGCGCTCCAACCCACCACTGCTGTTTTCGACAAAGGGTAGCAATTTGTTGACTGACTCTCTCCATTGCATTCAACAGAGAGATTGGGCGATATGACGCTGGATCTCTAAGTGGTTTATTGAGTtcgggaagcaacaccaacttttgcgttTTCCACTGACACCCCTCGAAGGTTTTAACGAAAATTCGGGCCTAATCTTCACTGTCAGCTTCAAAGCTCCTTTATTCCATCCAAACCTAGAGCCTCGTTGTTGCctaacctaccacatatttctcgcGCTCGATTACTGCAGGTATCATGCATTCGTTGAACTGAACCGCTGTTTTTTGGTAGTGAGGAAACAGCAGGTAGCAGTCTTTTTCAGAAAATGCGGGCAAGTCACCTAAGATGgtttcattaccaccctgttACATTCCAATATGGCACACTAATTATGGCCTCATTGATACCTTCCTCGCGGATGTTGCAATAGTTGAGGTTGAATTGTATCAATGCTTTCACCATTCTAATGGATTAATACACGCATTTCGGTCCCGCACAGGAACTTTAATGTTCAAGATAGATTAGGTTATCTAAATTGGCATTGGAAATTAAAAAGGAAAGCGTAAATGACTTAATGGGAGAATGCCTTGTTGAACTGAACTTTAAAAGGATACCAGGAAAGCATAATGATAACAAGAAAGCAGTCCCGTCATAGATAGCTCACTACTCAATTCTCAGCAGATAGATAATCTGCTTATTtcaaagcaccatgccaaccacGGCATAGTAAAGGATTTCTCAGTGAACTGTAAAAAATTACATCCTGCATGTAGCAATTATCACTACAGTACAGCACCTGTTTTCTCATGGCGGGCATAGCAAACATAGGTAATTTATTTTCGCATGGGCACAACACAGAGAAGAAGAAAACTAATCAGATTGTTTTGGTCCATATAGAACTCAAAGAAAACATTGGTATCAAACAGAGGAAGCCGTATAAGCCGTATATTCCTGATCCTGTCAAGAAGATGGATGTAAATATCACACTAATTGACACTGTTGAatctattttaaatttgaatgaaattctaAAAAGAGTTGTATCTTTACAACTACGTATCTAATTTTTAATTTCGATGTAATATCGTCGTCCATCTACCTTCCTCTGttgtacaatttttttgaaGGTGACTAGTGGAATTCGATAGGTTCGTCGGATCGATGATATAGCTAATACCAATCTTTACTATGGTTCAATATCGAATGTGTTGGGGAAATGGCATACTGATGTTTCACTCAGAGGGAAAACGACCATACCTAGCACAGGACCTTAGCATAGGACATCGGATAGACCTTAGCACAGGACATCGGATAAAATTTAGCGAGGCACGCTTTTTGTACGTTATtgcatttataattttattacagTGAATGAACCGCGTTACTTTGCCATGTTTAATTTTTAGGAATGGTTATTAAAGGAACCCTAACATCGCTCCAAATATAGCAGCTCATGTTGCAATGTAAGTTTGTCGAAATTGCGCTTGAAGTGAAATTATCATCGTGACCTTGGGGATTACTTTCCGTGAACGTAAGACATCGCTTTCAATAAGATCTTCAATTAATCAACAATCACAAGAAAAATTACAACATGATTACTGTTTACaaacaaatgaaataaatacGATGGGCAATGGCAATGAAGACAAGGGAAACGTAACAACTGAATATTACTACGAAATATAGTATTCTAAAATATCAACGAAGTATTTAACCAATACCCAATCGAAGTAATGATGTAGCATAAACTCGCGATAAGCGTTCAAATCGGTGACCCACGGCCTCTTATCATCAAGAAGCAAAGATGACTCttagtttttgtttttagttGGCTATTTTTATCGTTGAGGTCCCTGCTATATTTTTTCTAGTTCTGAGTAAAGTCGTACTTTTTATTGACAACACAATGAGATTCGCTATGTTCATACGAGGCTGGAATAGCAGCAGTGATAAACATCCTCGCTTTCTTTAATTATTGTTTGCTTGCAGTAGTGCTTTTTTATAATAGGAGTGGAAAACTACTCCTAAGATCTATAAATATGAGAACCCTCTTATGCACCCAGTAATGTTGAAAAATCGAACTAGGATAGTTACATTTATTTTGAGTTAGGACGTTATTGCTTCGACCTACAACACAATTGTTAGCATTGTGCATTGATCCAGAAAATCTTACCAATTTCAAGTGCGGTCATCCAAGGAAAAGTAAAGAATGTTTTTAGTGCAGTTGAAAATGAAACTTTGGAGGACGAAATTTGTTCGGTTAGAATGgcataatttaaaattattgtTGGTGATTATAGAGCGGAAAATGTTTTTAGTATCGGTGAGACAGAGCTTTTTTAGAAATACGGTTGCCTACAAGTAATATTGAAAGAAGAGTAACTAATCATCTGCCACTAACAGGCGTCCTCTATCCATGAACAAATatgatttccatcaaatattgTAACAGATAACACAGAATTGTTGCATTAAAATGTACACAAAGAGAACACATCCGAAATTGAACATTCTAAGAAGGTTTCAGAGGATTTGGACCGTAATCCAGACTCTGGTAGTTACTCAGAAAAAAATGTCATCAGGAATTGCAAAAACTTCTCTCAATTTCACATCAGTTTCGACTTAAAACGTGTTTTTATGGAGTTAATTAATGCCCTAAGTTGAGGTGTTCCTATGCATACTACAAAATTCATTAGAACCTAATGCTTTCAGTTTCCCATGACTTTTTCATCaggaagttgaaggcaatgaCCGTCAAGTCCACTGGCATCATTTCTATTGGAAGTAGCACTAGTCGATACAATTCTAGTCGTCCTAGTAGCAAAATCCATATGTTCGTCAGCGATGAATTCATTATAACAGCCAGAAATTTACTGAATATAAAATTAATCAGAACCGAATTAAATTATCGGAATCATGCAGTGGCAGCTTCAAAATAGTCTGATATACGGAGTTATTTGAGATGTCCTTTAATATCTAAACAATGGGACACTTCTTGTACTTTCCATTCGTTTCTATTTGATACAATGAACAATTTGGCTTGTACCAGGCGCAGAAGCCCTCTAATATTACACGACCCCTGGTCCATATCCTTTCACTAGAAGGAATCTGTCCTCAAAGCGGTACTTTTTTCCATTATGTATCCAAATATGATATTCCTATGCCATTAGGATCATAATTACCTCGTCTGTTGATCCCTAGTTCGTTCTAAATTGTTGCTTTGCCTCTTACTCTGCAACGATTCTAATCACTCTAATCACGTTATTATTTTAatagatttttttccaaatcaagAAGATAGAAAACTTAATACCGTTATCAAAAAAGTTACACACATTTATAACATATAGTATATGCATTATAAAAGTAAAACTGCCATTATTAGAGAGGAATCATCAGGAATTAAATTGTAACCCAATTTATAATCATTTTGAAGCAAAAGGAACTAGTGAATTTGCGCCGAACCGACCCTTGTACAAAAGATTCTCAACTATTTATCAGGATAACAGCATCTGATGCTGGTGCTGGAGGACTGCAATTGGTAAAACCTGGGAACTTTCATCCGAACATTGAATGTACGCAACTATAGCAAAGTCTCCGCTATACAATCACAAGTGGATTCTAGAGACCTGGAGGAAACACTGTAGTCTGAAGGACAGTTTAACACCTAGGCGTGTGTAGGTGAAGTAAATTTCACTCGAGCTAATAGTATTTACTATTAAGCCGAGGGAGCCGAGATTCCATACCTGCCATCAAAGACTCTAAAAGGAATAGAGAATTGTCAGCCTACAACCGACGGAGAGCAGCGTGCGGACACTGTGACAGAGGGGAACttattattgcgctggtcagagacGCCTACGTTGCACAATTAATAACGATTTCAGCACCGTATACCACCTTACTAAAGAAATTGCAGATTGCCAGAAGTCGTTTCATGATCCAATCAAGAACGTTTACAACAGATTCCTGATTCACGATGACAAGGTTTATCATCGTTTTTTATGCCCCTGCGGCTCTGTGGAAGAGGGGCATTCTGGAATAACTAATAGCCGTTATCGAAATGTGCTGCGTCGAGGCAAAATTTCGAAGGAAAGTCGGCAAGGCTACATTCTGGCGCCGATACGTTGTTTTTGGTGATGGTTGTACCCTTTTGTGTAAAATCCATCAATGGTAATACCTGAATACCAGCATCATGTTTAGGTTGTTCTGGTTCAACATTCTTACTGTGCCACTACATAGGAAAAGCATATGAAAAGTGGTTACCAATTTTACCCGAAATTTGCCTCCGCCGTATCATCAGGTTATATAAGCCTGATACAACCTCGAGCGTCGATAAACATGTAGATTATAAGGCGATCGTGGCAGTGCTTAGATCACACTTTAGGAAAGGACAGCAACTAATCTACTATACCAGGGTGGGTCGACCTAGAATCTCAAAACACACAGCAGTATAGGGAAAATATAAGCTTTCCGAAAGACGTGGAAGGACCTAAAATACATTTCGAGTAACAGTGATGCGCGTAGGTTGAAAGgataaatgacaaccatataagcATGGCATGTTGGTCAAAGCTAAGCTAAATTTGCTAACAAAAAGCTGctaataaaaaagtaaaaactcaATTGCCTAAACATTTCTCGAGCAATGAAAGATATGCCGTGCGAGGTACTCCAAGGTATCCTAAACTTCACAATTCCTCATTAATTTGcaggtcaaacgaaaataagtTGTGGCCTAATAAACTTGGAACCTCTGGCGTTTGGAAAGACGATCGATGGTGCAACCATGCGTCACTTCAAAATCCCTGGATGAAAATCAGGTGCTATGATGCTTGCGGACCATATGACTTCCCGAGTTGCATTATCAAAAGAAAAAAGTGGATCCTTTATGATTACGGACATAGTTGGTCTAGTTTAATGAGGAgaaccgcagctccaagcaatcACAGCTTTGTTAAGCCCATTGTACTGCCCGGAGATCGCCAATTCAACGCCTCTCACTATGGCGTTTGCAAGCTTTCgtaaatctgagaacattctccagagacagaaaaTGCGCAGACTCGTCTTGAAGAAAACCAAGATATCCTCGTGCGAGATCTGAGGAGTCCAGGcggctgcatacgaagtgcagggccgtctcttcctcctcctcacattggctgccaAGACCACCACTCCAATTTTTCCCATGTGGTCGTTTAACCCTACTAAATttttatgtcccacttcttaagggacaacaaaaatgccgctctagcggccGCGGGTTCCTTCACagagattttcgcttgccgtcGGAAATCGGAATTTCTCCATTCGCctgcgtgaatctttgcaatttcccCTTCAGGctggacttgacagtggatggatggatgccaaaagctgattctggccccaccattgtagatccagattcctcattaccagcgaagtTTGAATGTCCTCgcacccatatcaggaatgtttcgttcagtcgaccaagtttcagcagcacctaataacaactccacaccaactggcttgatatgtcgttgctgtttaatgctaataatgctgcccgactatcGGAGCAGATTCAAATAGatcgacccctccatttttgccgcaaacgttcttctgctgccaatgaaatggtatatatctccgcctggaaagTGGTCGTCATTTTTGCGAGAGTCGAGCCAGCTCCATAATCGGgtttcccgagaacacccctgcatcCAAACCGTCTTCAATAACTAAGCGGTATAACtgcgtcggtgaagattattaagtctgtaatcccaaacgactcgtggccatttattgACCATTTTTCTCTTTGGGCGACtaaccaactgtggattacatgaaGTATTGCATTCTGGCGATCCCATACGGTGCctgcaaacttgccgataataaTTAGATCATCCGCGAATActtgtgcgaagacctttgtgtcctccaggagccatagcaagatGTCCATAATAGCCTGTGGGCAACTCCTAAGACACCCTGCCTCAAGACTTTTGTCTGGCAAATATGTagatctttctccactctagcacgTGAATCAACTGAtgaactgattaacagcggatcgattccatgctgaaTTGAAGGCGATTTCGATTTCCATGAATGCACCTACGGCGCATTCGTTATCGGAtatcgccttctcaatttttgccgttagctcatggagtgctgtctccgtggattcgcCTTTCTGGGAGGCAagttgcctacagtgaagtggccacctagggatgtatgtatcccttatgaaccaacCTACTAGTtattccagtccttttagcaaaAAGTAAGTTAAACTGATCGCTCGaaaggtgggtttccctggtttgggaataaatattaccttcacatcaggctagttaattggaatataagcatgtgctaggcaaGCACATATATactccgaatgtgtagacccagggcttccattccctctattactagagcggGAATAATGTCATCCGGGCCCCCAGGCTTCTATCTACGGAACAAGTTAAACGCCCATTTCACTCGTCCCAGTGATAATACTTTGCATGTGATTATGGACTAGTAATCTTTACCGGTGGGTAAAGAGAGACCGGGATCATGGGTGCTTTTGGAAAACCCGATCATTGAATAAGTCCAGCTACTCGCAGCAATTCCAACCATATTTCACGTAGGTTTATTTTGGCTAACGGAGCACTACACTAAAATCGGTGAGGTTAATCGTACCTCATGCGAGCGTCAGATCTTATTTACGAGACCTGGATGCTTTGAGCTACGATTTCCATTTCCTTAACATATTCTAAACCTGAGGAATGGAGAGGAGAGAAACAGGATAATGATTCTATGCAAAGAAGGTCACTTTGTGTTCGTGGGTGGAAATTATTAGCAcgttttccaaaatatttcttttgactATAATATTAGGAGAAAGAAAATTGGATTGTTGAATGTACAACGACTACCGTTCATCAGCAGCTGTTCCTGATGACCTTCCAGTCCATATTGTATGTACTGGTTTAACATAAACATCAATAGTTTCCAATTACCTATTTCAATTATCTTTTTCGCAGTCTACTTAGCGACTCCTTATATTCAGTGAAGCACTGCaaaccttcgacaaatttttatTGGACACAATTCATTCCAATATGCAGACTACGGTCACGTACATACAAGAGGTATAAAATACACACATAGAAATTCCTGTCTTATATCCAATTTAACCCAGAACCACCAAACAAAGGATTTGCTGACTTACATTGAAGAGAGACGTGTGCATCACATTCTTCGTGTTTGTTCACCACTATTCAGGCTTAACGGTTGAAATCCCACCACGTGTGTAAATTTGGTGTTTATATGGCTGCATTTGTGCACATTTACATTCTTCTTGTTAAATTGCAGGTCCAGATGTTGCAACAATCGGCCAagcttttttttgtttgtcaGAAATGACACCCTTTCAATAAGAGTTTGTTTCAGTGGACCCCCGTCGTCTTTGCTTCTTTAATTATACTTGTACATATATCtgatgaaaatttttcaaacatttaaatgtttttcgattttgtttggaaaatttgtatAATTACCTTCCATGTAAGATGAAAATTGAATGAGGCAATTATAATGCGCACTCAGCAGCAAATAGCTCAATATGTCGTTATTTCTGTACTGATTCTTCAACATTCGTATAGCGTTTGTATAATAGTCTTATATTCGAATGTCCGTGCGTAATTGTATTCTTGAAATTGTGTGTTATGATAGTTTCGGTATAGCCAACTTAAATTATGTGTGGCAGGTGAATCTTTATTCTTTTTTAAATGCTAGAACGAAAACAATTACATTTTAAATGCAAGGCAATCAATGCAAatttatcaatatcaatttttatttatcattttcTGATTTATGTTGTAcaataaataattgaaattctacTTAACAACTTAATTGGTACATGTCGATGCGGTAGTGACATCTGCGGGCTGAAATAATACATTTGTGGATGTTGAAAGAATATATTTCAACAGCGAATATAACAATGACTCTCAAATAGAGTAAGTTCTCACGTCAATAATTCCGCCTAAAAAGTTTTCCTTGTTCAATTTCAACTAATTGGCTATCAATGATTATAATACGTTTAAGGTCAAATTTGATTTTACAATACAATAATGTTCTAAAGGAGAATGGGACTAGCTGCAAGACTGGCTAGCTGTTTTTTGCATATAAAAACAGATTTATTCGACAGTTCGATGGTTTCAAAtaaatagaaatttaaaaatagaagAATCTTTTCTTGCATAGTCTTCCATTTACAATTACTTGCTATTGTCGATTGGTTTCAAGAGGTATTTACTTGATTTTACTGCAAATTTCCTGTGTGAATTCGGAGCACTTGGCCTTACCACCCAAGTCACCAGTGAGGTATTTTCCttctttgattacttcaaagcAAGCATCTTGGATACGATCGGCTTGATCGTTAAGCTCCATATGCTTCAACATCATTACGGCGGATAGTAGAAGAGCAGTTGGATTAGCCAAATCCTTACCAGCGATGTCGGGAGCTGTTCCATGGACCTTGCAGAGATTTTTCACATGAATTCTGTGTCACGTTTTCAAGCACTCGAGTAAATTACTTACCGATTCGAACAAGGCGCCATTCAAACCAATATTTCCTGAGGGGGTCAGACCTAGACCTCCAACGAGACCAGCGCACATATCAGACAAGATATCACCATACAAGTTGGGCATGACCTTgttttgaaatatgaaaattgtATTAAATTTCTCACAATTTGTTACACCACACTCCTTACCAAGACATCGTATTTACCAGGATCTTGCACCATATTTAAACACACAGTGTCcaaataacgttcttcaaactttacttcagGATATTTCTCGGCCATCTCACGACAGCATCTCAAGAACAAACCGTCAGACATTCGCCTATTAAGAAGGAACCAATGACTCCACTGAAATATTATTACAGAGTAGATACTTACATAATGTTCGCTTTGTGTACAACGGTAACTTTACTTCTCTTATTGTCTTTGGCATATTGGAAGGCAAACTCAGCAACACGCCGTGAAGCTTCCTCcgtaatcaacttaatactcTGCACAACACCATCGACAATTTCATGTTCAATACCTGAATATTCACCTTCAGTGTTTTCACGAATGGTAACAACATTGACATCGTCGTAGAGAGTTTTGTAGCCGGGCAAGCTGCGGCATGGTCGAACGTTGGCGTACAAATTGAATTCCTTTCGCAGGGCCAAGTTCAATGAGCGATGGCCTTTGCCTACTGGTGTCATCAGTGGTCCTTTAAGGCCAATTTTATTACGATTCACAGAATCGATGGCGGCTtgtgggataccgaattttccatCTGCTTGCTGAAAGTTGAATAAAATAGTAACTTTTGAGACTAGCTTTCATGGTTTGGCAATACGAAAATTATTACTTCATTGCTAAATAACTACTCGCACATCACAACTTCTGAATTGTTATCGAAAATCAAATACCTAACAGTATCTATATTACATCGTAGGATTAAATTTCCACTACTTTTTAGCAtgctatgaatatcaattgtcTGGTAACAAATTATCGctcaaatgaaaatcaacaattCAAACGTAGTTAGCATTGTAcacgtttttcaaaatttcttgtCGATTCTCATGTTCTTCATGTCTCTATTTGCTTCATAATATATTTTCCTTGAGAAGTGGTGAAATAAAGGCGCATTTAAGCTAATACAAGAATTAAAATATGCTTACAAATATCGTACTATTTTCTATTCCGAAGAAAGATGAAATCTCAAACGCACTTCTGAAATTTTTAGGTTAAACGACATGCGCGGTATACTTTTTTAGTGCCTTGGAGTTATCAATGAAATTAAAACGCCAAATTTAcagaaaatgcaagaggcaTGTTAATGGCCGTCATGATATTTCCAGAATAATTTAACGGAGATAGTAGAGGCTAGCATTGCAATGTACCAAAAAAGGTCCATGAAACAGATTATGTCTGGTACAATTATATATAATCGACTGTAGCCTTACATAGgcttaattaaaaaaatcctgATTCAATAGGTCCCCAAATGGAAATGAATGCAGACGGAAAAGCTACAAAAGTAAGAATGAGATCACACATGAAACAGTGATTAGAAGCGAGACACatttaagaaacaaaagttgcgCTTTTACGTTAACGCTTTGAAGACGCATTATATGGGCTCCAAAGTAATTGGGAAGAGTGCCCAACTCGAACATAGGcgatatttttagaaatttgattTACTTTTTACCATACCTACATGGCGGTTGTTCAAATCTCAATCTTTGCGAGCTGGCGAGAATTGCGGAAACACAAATCTACGGATACCGCCACGTTCGGAATGGGGCGAAAAAGTATTATAGAACGAGGAAAGAAAAGAAGGGAATCTATTCAGCGGAGTAGGTGTAAATCCTTAACTTGGCTTCCAACAAAGAGATAGTTATCGTAGTCCTAGTAGATATAGCAGGCACTTTTCTAATACCTTTGGATCAATGGTGTTCGCTGGCAGGAGGCACGGTATAGAAAACCCTATATAAAAACTGTTACAACCGTTCCTTCTGTACTCGGTTATATGCAGAGGTAGAGGAAATCTGCTGTTAGTCTTACTGAACGGAGCGAGATATCGTGCGCAAATAATTTCAGATTGTACAACAAATTCCGAGCCTAGTAGAAGAGCACATGGGCATACTTCTCCCCAAAACGGGCCATAAGTAAGACATGTGAGTCTGCACAGGTACACTGATTATACCAAGCAATGGTGAAACCCTTGCTTACCTATAGAGCACTAATACTAATACTAGCATCGCGACTAGAACACGACTTTTCACACGGATGGTACATACAATGAACTAACAGGTTGTAGTATAAGATAGGAAAACTCAATACTACATAATGCGCCCCGCCTATCCATCCATTAATAGGGCATCTACCCAGTTTCTTGCTTTCAATTGtatattgattttttcagatatttcatgGAGTAATTCCTGTGCAAGCAATAAGCTTCCAGCTAGCGGATAGGCACAAAATCCAACACTCGTATCCAGGACATAGAAATGACGGTTAACCTGCTCAGTCACCGTACAGTCATTCATTATACTCGAAATGACTAATTAAGCATTGGCTCAAGCAAAGAGAGCAAGTAACACGAAAGAAATTTCCATAAAACAAACTAGCTCCTACTAAACTTAATAACTATGTTACTGCCGACGTGTCATACAGTTGCCACAGTTGGGAAGGTGT of Hermetia illucens chromosome 4, iHerIll2.2.curated.20191125, whole genome shotgun sequence contains these proteins:
- the LOC119654440 gene encoding probable isocitrate dehydrogenase [NAD] subunit alpha, mitochondrial, giving the protein MASRLIQRIVTAPTSGRGFSSSVRKVTLIPGDGIGPEISAAVQKIFEAASVPIEWEPVDVTPVRQADGKFGIPQAAIDSVNRNKIGLKGPLMTPVGKGHRSLNLALRKEFNLYANVRPCRSLPGYKTLYDDVNVVTIRENTEGEYSGIEHEIVDGVVQSIKLITEEASRRVAEFAFQYAKDNKRSKVTVVHKANIMRMSDGLFLRCCREMAEKYPEVKFEERYLDTVCLNMVQDPGKYDVLVMPNLYGDILSDMCAGLVGGLGLTPSGNIGLNGALFESVHGTAPDIAGKDLANPTALLLSAVMMLKHMELNDQADRIQDACFEVIKEGKYLTGDLGGKAKCSEFTQEICSKIK